A stretch of the Actinoalloteichus fjordicus genome encodes the following:
- a CDS encoding DEAD/DEAH box helicase, with translation MSWVPFNCALVEEIKARMNLREPNADALAAVAKEIEEGNGREVVCDLATGVGKTYLAAALVEYIAVQGVRNVLIVTPGTTIQSKTVGNFTPGHPKFVPHAEHQPLLITSVNYSRGQVGDALHSNDVLKLFVFNVQQLIRPTANTSRKLRQDDEFVGGPLYEHLRSVNDLVVIADEHHVYRTNAKAFASAIRDLSPRALVGLTATPDEADGDKVIFTYSLAEAIADGLVKIPVIVYREDGIKDIETQLADACHLRDRKEAVWRTWAETNNLTQIAPVLFVVCQEIRDAEKVATILRGDSYLPGEGRVLVITSQSDDDALKDLADVESPDSPVRAVVSVDKLKEGWDVKNIGVIVGYRALASQTLTEQVLGRGLRLPFGKRVGVPAIDQVDLVAHDSYRKLLAQKDALLQRVVPPESGPKLAPTPGSVPTPPVSSGASPPDLSGVQEAETQGILHLIGPERVINGERVDGSDVLQIASFEATTAQHQHDHHAVTKILDRVDGAPLIKFPRREREVLPIQFSLSYVQNSAARAEGAAFQTEFPVYLKRQALLVERDVAGQTVVRAQQVEEEDAVQQYMPVWDVRRNIENRILDLGLVEASFPELNAAERIAKQFLLGAGVADEDDEALWSERRTHQAVSAIAKLVEAAYNARRLNPHWGWRTVEVPVRRPMPSDTGSKWDETFSKDRWYGGWGKSIQPAVNFDAKSTEFKLAHLFDGSKSVVWWLRLYEPGDAYIELENGKRYYPDFVVLDTEGVYWVIEGKADRDAGRDDVLNKKRIAEEWAQFARDRGEFGVWRYMFAGESNIKKAGSWEELLALTKPE, from the coding sequence GTGAGCTGGGTACCTTTCAATTGCGCGCTGGTCGAGGAGATCAAGGCGCGGATGAACCTGCGGGAACCGAACGCTGACGCCCTCGCGGCCGTAGCGAAGGAGATCGAAGAGGGCAACGGGCGTGAGGTCGTCTGCGACCTGGCCACCGGGGTGGGCAAGACCTACCTGGCCGCCGCGCTCGTCGAGTACATCGCGGTCCAGGGCGTTCGGAACGTGCTGATCGTGACACCGGGTACGACGATCCAGAGCAAGACGGTCGGCAACTTCACTCCCGGTCACCCCAAATTCGTGCCGCACGCGGAACACCAGCCATTGCTGATCACCTCGGTGAACTACTCACGGGGTCAAGTCGGAGATGCGCTTCACAGCAACGACGTACTCAAGTTGTTCGTGTTCAACGTGCAGCAATTGATCCGGCCCACCGCCAACACGTCTCGGAAGCTGCGTCAGGACGACGAATTCGTTGGTGGCCCACTCTACGAGCACCTTCGGTCAGTGAACGACCTCGTGGTAATCGCCGACGAGCATCATGTCTACCGCACCAATGCCAAAGCGTTCGCTTCGGCAATCCGCGACTTGAGTCCCCGCGCGTTGGTAGGCCTGACTGCGACCCCTGACGAGGCTGATGGCGACAAAGTCATCTTCACCTACAGCTTGGCCGAGGCCATCGCGGACGGGTTGGTGAAGATCCCGGTTATCGTCTATCGCGAGGATGGAATCAAGGACATCGAGACTCAGCTTGCGGACGCATGTCACCTGCGCGACCGCAAGGAGGCGGTCTGGCGCACGTGGGCCGAGACCAACAACTTGACCCAGATTGCACCGGTACTATTCGTGGTTTGCCAAGAGATCCGTGACGCAGAGAAGGTCGCCACCATTCTGCGAGGGGACAGCTATCTGCCCGGCGAAGGCCGAGTTTTGGTGATCACCTCGCAATCCGACGACGATGCGCTGAAGGATTTGGCGGACGTGGAGTCCCCAGACTCACCGGTGCGGGCCGTGGTGAGCGTGGACAAGCTCAAAGAAGGCTGGGATGTCAAGAACATCGGCGTGATCGTCGGTTATCGGGCGCTCGCCTCACAGACACTGACCGAACAGGTGCTCGGACGCGGTCTGCGGCTACCATTCGGCAAGCGAGTGGGTGTGCCAGCGATCGACCAGGTCGATCTGGTCGCCCATGATTCATACCGCAAGCTGCTGGCGCAAAAGGATGCGCTGCTTCAGCGGGTCGTTCCCCCCGAGAGCGGTCCGAAGCTAGCTCCGACGCCAGGAAGCGTGCCCACGCCACCAGTTTCCTCCGGCGCGAGCCCGCCCGATCTATCAGGTGTCCAGGAGGCAGAGACACAGGGCATTTTGCACTTGATTGGACCAGAGCGAGTCATCAACGGCGAACGCGTGGACGGCTCGGACGTGCTCCAGATCGCGTCCTTCGAGGCCACGACAGCCCAGCACCAGCACGACCACCATGCTGTCACTAAGATCCTTGACAGAGTGGACGGCGCACCCTTGATCAAATTTCCACGTCGCGAACGTGAGGTACTGCCCATCCAGTTCTCTCTCAGCTATGTGCAGAACTCGGCAGCCCGGGCGGAGGGTGCCGCGTTCCAGACAGAGTTCCCGGTCTACCTCAAGCGCCAAGCGCTGCTTGTGGAACGGGATGTTGCGGGTCAGACCGTGGTTCGTGCGCAGCAGGTCGAAGAGGAGGACGCAGTTCAACAGTACATGCCGGTGTGGGACGTCCGCCGAAACATCGAGAACCGCATCCTCGACCTCGGTTTGGTGGAGGCGTCGTTCCCGGAGCTCAACGCCGCCGAGCGGATCGCCAAGCAGTTTCTGCTTGGGGCTGGCGTCGCCGACGAAGACGACGAGGCACTATGGAGCGAACGGCGCACTCACCAGGCGGTGTCTGCCATCGCCAAACTGGTTGAGGCGGCCTACAACGCACGTCGTCTAAACCCTCATTGGGGATGGCGCACAGTCGAAGTTCCGGTACGTCGGCCGATGCCCAGCGACACTGGCAGCAAATGGGACGAGACGTTCAGCAAGGACCGGTGGTACGGCGGCTGGGGCAAGTCGATCCAGCCCGCAGTCAACTTCGATGCCAAGAGCACCGAGTTTAAATTGGCCCACTTGTTCGACGGTTCCAAGTCAGTAGTTTGGTGGTTGCGCCTGTACGAACCGGGCGATGCGTACATCGAACTGGAGAACGGTAAGCGCTACTACCCAGACTTCGTCGTCCTCGACACTGAGGGCGTGTACTGGGTGATAGAAGGCAAAGCCGACCGCGACGCTGGCCGGGATGATGTGCTCAACAAGAAGCGGATTGCCGAGGAGTGGGCACAGTTCGCCCGCGACAGAGGCGAGTTCGGCGTCTGGCGATACATGTTCGCGGGTGAGAGCAACATCAAAAAAGCCGGGAGCTGGGAGGAGCTGCTGGCGCTCACCAAGCCCGAGTGA
- a CDS encoding site-specific DNA-methyltransferase codes for MGGRLALSWVNKDQALLPDGNGGYEWVERSHPRVTEVRLLHPAGQVGEVAGSVDDNLLIQGDSYDALHALSRTPEYANRYRGKVKLIYIDPPFNTGQAFEQYQDALEHSIWLGMMRERLLLIRELLAPDGSVWVHLDDAEMAYCRVLMDEIFGRSNFVSTIIWQKADSPRNSARHFSVDQDYIHVFAKDASTWRPYRLPRTAESDASYRNPDNDPRGPWTPGDPFANKAYSLGKYEVTGPTGNIFRPPPGRYWRISKGKFEELDREGRIWWRGGGDARPRIKRYLSEVADLVPRTVWNYTDVGSNGDSSREMRKLLPGVPVFATPKPERLLQRILAITTKPGDLVLDCFGGSGTSAAVAHKMRRRWVTVEISPKTVETFTRPRLEKVVIGEDSGGVTQDVDWFGGGGFRVLTLGPSMYECAGSRVLLADWTKGEEFARAVAAQLGFAYEPDGPFAGTKGRTRLAVVDGVVDDVVVTSIISYLETDERVTVVTKAAAPGTEQVLRGLSNGSRLLKAPRDLVQRGKIVR; via the coding sequence ATGGGTGGCCGGCTGGCCCTGTCTTGGGTCAATAAAGATCAAGCACTGCTGCCAGACGGCAACGGCGGCTACGAGTGGGTTGAGCGCAGTCACCCACGCGTCACTGAGGTCCGGTTGCTTCACCCGGCAGGGCAGGTTGGCGAGGTTGCCGGAAGTGTGGACGACAACCTCCTCATCCAAGGTGACAGCTATGACGCCTTGCACGCACTCAGCCGAACGCCCGAGTACGCCAACCGCTATCGGGGCAAGGTAAAGCTTATTTATATCGACCCACCGTTTAACACTGGTCAAGCATTCGAGCAATACCAGGACGCTTTGGAGCACTCCATCTGGCTTGGCATGATGCGAGAACGGCTGCTGCTCATCCGCGAGTTGCTTGCACCGGATGGCTCGGTCTGGGTGCACCTCGACGATGCCGAGATGGCCTACTGCCGCGTCCTGATGGATGAGATCTTCGGCAGATCGAACTTTGTATCGACCATTATCTGGCAGAAGGCAGACAGTCCTCGCAACAGCGCTAGGCACTTCTCTGTCGATCAGGACTACATTCATGTTTTTGCGAAAGATGCATCGACATGGAGGCCATACCGACTCCCACGAACCGCCGAGTCCGATGCGAGCTACCGGAATCCCGACAACGACCCTCGGGGACCATGGACGCCCGGAGATCCATTCGCTAACAAGGCTTACTCGCTGGGTAAATACGAGGTGACCGGGCCAACCGGAAATATTTTCCGCCCGCCCCCCGGACGCTACTGGCGTATCTCAAAGGGGAAGTTTGAAGAGTTGGATAGAGAAGGACGCATCTGGTGGCGCGGCGGAGGAGACGCCCGTCCGAGGATCAAGCGATATCTGTCTGAAGTAGCGGACCTCGTCCCGCGCACCGTGTGGAATTACACGGACGTGGGGAGTAACGGTGACAGCAGTCGCGAAATGCGTAAGTTGCTGCCTGGCGTTCCCGTCTTTGCCACACCGAAGCCAGAGCGGCTCTTGCAACGCATCCTGGCGATCACGACCAAACCCGGCGACCTCGTACTCGACTGCTTCGGTGGGTCAGGCACGTCTGCCGCAGTTGCTCATAAGATGCGCCGCCGATGGGTGACCGTAGAGATATCTCCGAAGACTGTCGAGACATTCACCCGCCCTCGGCTGGAGAAGGTCGTTATCGGAGAGGACTCCGGTGGGGTCACGCAGGATGTCGATTGGTTCGGAGGGGGAGGCTTCCGGGTACTGACGCTCGGCCCGTCCATGTATGAGTGCGCTGGGTCCCGGGTGCTACTCGCCGATTGGACGAAGGGCGAGGAGTTCGCAAGGGCCGTCGCAGCACAACTCGGGTTCGCATACGAACCTGATGGCCCGTTCGCAGGTACGAAGGGGCGTACTCGCTTGGCGGTTGTGGATGGGGTGGTAGATGACGTCGTGGTGACCTCGATCATCTCCTACTTGGAGACGGACGAGCGAGTGACAGTGGTTACCAAAGCGGCAGCACCCGGCACTGAGCAGGTGCTTCGCGGGTTGAGCAACGGGTCACGCTTGCTCAAGGCGCCACGGGACCTTGTCCAGCGTGGGAAGATCGTACGGTGA
- a CDS encoding helix-turn-helix transcriptional regulator produces MNSARACLIEHLSGEIECRRRRPSGCAGIHVRWDRDATDQLEELVRRDDGYSPRLRRCGTPRAVNLQSSPSGGTMSRRQAFSQRRKILGYSQESFAVRVGVEFSTVGRWERGELTPQPWRRPRIANALQVPLEELEQLLALEESPMTRDAGARRSRTGDVVVASGPSSSPRLVFWEASSLVREVLDQSEVDLAVSSRRTVLTTTAALAGAAFTAALEPVLRPVLAASASGHAFATAELVDAEEIVAQLTRLHRRAGGLDVRMVAAQLNAFCRRLREAPQGTPETSRAFRVAAELAELVASMNWDDGLHDSAQRYFLLAVQLAHAANDRVLVAVVLAALARQCSDLGRPKDALEAVQLAQYLTRREATPRLRALLATREGWAHAQQGDAKAFQRCVTAAQDHHAEGVDEDDSHPSIIGLDDAELAGVVGARYRDLAAHDVRHARTAQEYIDTALRLRPLDHLRTRTFDLIGLARTHVISREPDRAAELIAEVLPSIPTLAHGRVGRKLREFHREAAVFDDVPAVHDVRQAVRELTTS; encoded by the coding sequence GTGAATTCCGCCCGCGCGTGCCTCATCGAGCATCTGTCGGGCGAGATTGAGTGCCGGCGGCGTCGTCCATCCGGGTGCGCGGGGATCCACGTGCGCTGGGATCGTGACGCCACTGACCAACTTGAGGAACTGGTTCGCCGCGACGATGGGTATTCGCCCCGGCTTCGCCGCTGTGGTACGCCGAGGGCGGTTAACCTGCAGTCATCACCGTCAGGGGGAACGATGTCGCGGCGTCAAGCCTTCAGTCAACGCAGGAAGATCCTGGGGTACTCCCAAGAGTCCTTCGCTGTCAGAGTCGGGGTGGAGTTCTCCACGGTCGGGCGATGGGAGCGGGGCGAGCTGACCCCCCAGCCGTGGCGCCGGCCGAGAATCGCCAATGCGCTTCAGGTCCCGCTGGAAGAACTCGAGCAGTTGCTGGCACTCGAGGAATCGCCGATGACACGCGATGCCGGAGCACGGCGGAGTCGCACCGGCGACGTCGTAGTGGCCTCCGGCCCATCGTCCAGTCCTCGCCTTGTGTTCTGGGAGGCGAGCAGCCTGGTGCGCGAGGTCCTTGATCAGAGTGAGGTGGATCTGGCGGTGTCCTCCCGACGCACGGTATTGACCACCACAGCCGCGCTGGCCGGGGCGGCATTCACGGCGGCATTGGAGCCGGTTCTTCGTCCAGTCCTCGCGGCATCAGCGTCGGGCCATGCCTTCGCCACGGCCGAGCTGGTGGACGCCGAGGAGATCGTGGCGCAGTTGACCCGGCTGCACCGCCGTGCGGGTGGTCTCGATGTTCGGATGGTGGCGGCTCAACTCAATGCCTTCTGTCGGCGTCTCCGCGAGGCGCCACAAGGAACCCCGGAGACGTCACGCGCCTTCCGGGTCGCTGCCGAGCTCGCCGAACTCGTGGCGTCGATGAACTGGGACGACGGCCTGCACGACAGCGCTCAGCGTTACTTCCTCCTCGCCGTCCAGCTGGCCCACGCGGCGAACGATCGTGTGCTGGTCGCAGTCGTTCTCGCTGCACTGGCTCGCCAGTGCAGCGACCTCGGCCGCCCAAAGGACGCATTGGAGGCAGTTCAGCTCGCGCAGTACCTGACACGACGGGAGGCGACACCTCGGTTGCGAGCGCTCCTTGCTACGCGGGAAGGATGGGCACACGCTCAGCAAGGGGACGCGAAGGCCTTCCAGCGCTGTGTCACCGCCGCCCAAGACCATCACGCCGAGGGCGTCGACGAGGATGACAGCCATCCGAGCATCATCGGCTTGGACGACGCCGAACTCGCCGGAGTCGTCGGAGCCCGTTACCGCGACCTCGCCGCGCATGACGTGCGACACGCGCGCACAGCACAGGAGTACATCGACACCGCCTTGCGGCTGCGCCCGTTAGATCACCTCCGCACCCGCACGTTCGACCTGATCGGTCTCGCTCGTACGCATGTGATCTCCCGTGAGCCTGACCGGGCCGCCGAACTCATCGCCGAGGTCCTTCCGTCAATCCCCACCCTGGCTCATGGCCGGGTCGGCCGGAAACTACGGGAGTTTCACCGTGAGGCCGCCGTGTTCGATGATGTCCCCGCCGTCCACGACGTTCGTCAGGCCGTGAGGGAGCTGACGACGAGTTGA
- a CDS encoding phosphoenolpyruvate carboxykinase (ATP) yields the protein MSREHQVVADLGPVRVTVVTDHVGVVDYLRAFYSLEPSTAHEELSGWTIQARLAEPEPGMALTPWRVGYRVDLESQQAVVCSSDPSDLAITVRKVIREVLLDYCEAREYTMLHASAVADGARVVIVVGDKGSGKTTLALGAALGGSRFLSNDHLILYRTREGLVVTSLPTPIPVKIGTYFDYADRLGAPWGNEGVDIEEFRRMPCQQRYGHDVRLLYTYRGLGQRNPLHTVLAGRQVVVVLAGYAPEGQPVSAPTVVADPVGALWPHVRFDWVFDPGLNTHHLPRIERDRDAYARDAAERLAELAAVSRVVTWRHHGALTPLLAAIADQPEGPR from the coding sequence ATGAGCCGTGAGCATCAGGTTGTTGCCGATCTTGGCCCGGTGCGAGTCACAGTGGTCACCGACCACGTTGGCGTGGTCGACTACCTGCGCGCCTTCTATTCACTGGAGCCGAGCACAGCCCATGAGGAACTTTCGGGGTGGACGATTCAAGCCCGACTGGCCGAACCGGAACCGGGGATGGCCCTGACACCGTGGCGAGTCGGCTACCGCGTCGACCTGGAGTCCCAGCAGGCAGTGGTGTGTTCGTCCGATCCGAGTGATCTCGCAATCACGGTTCGGAAAGTGATCCGGGAAGTGTTGCTGGACTATTGCGAAGCGCGTGAGTACACGATGCTGCACGCCTCCGCCGTGGCTGACGGGGCGCGGGTCGTGATCGTGGTTGGGGACAAGGGTAGTGGCAAGACCACTCTGGCGTTGGGCGCAGCCCTGGGCGGCTCTCGGTTTCTGTCCAACGACCATCTCATCCTCTACCGCACACGGGAAGGGCTCGTGGTGACGTCGTTGCCGACACCGATCCCGGTCAAGATCGGAACCTACTTCGACTACGCGGACCGGCTCGGAGCTCCATGGGGGAACGAGGGTGTCGACATCGAGGAGTTCCGGCGAATGCCGTGTCAGCAGCGCTACGGTCACGATGTCCGACTGCTCTATACCTATCGCGGTCTGGGACAGCGTAACCCCCTGCACACCGTGTTAGCCGGCCGTCAGGTTGTGGTGGTGCTGGCCGGTTATGCCCCTGAAGGCCAGCCTGTCAGCGCCCCGACGGTGGTGGCAGATCCGGTGGGGGCGCTGTGGCCGCACGTCCGCTTCGACTGGGTATTCGACCCAGGGCTCAACACCCATCATCTGCCCCGCATCGAACGCGACCGCGATGCCTACGCCCGTGACGCGGCAGAGCGGCTTGCCGAACTCGCAGCAGTTTCGCGCGTGGTGACCTGGCGCCACCACGGCGCCCTCACACCGCTGTTGGCGGCCATCGCCGACCAACCGGAAGGACCACGATGA